CGCCGACACGGCTTGACGCCCGGCATCGAAACCGTGACGACGGCAGCGAGTGGGTCGGGTTGCCGCGCCAACGTGCGTCCGCCGCCAGCGAATGCGAACGTGATTACCGGTTCGTCGTCCGCCGACGTCGCGCAGCGGTAGCGCGTCAGCCCGCGACGAGCCGAGTGCGCCCACACCGGCCGAGTCCCCAACGAGGCTCGTTCGCTGCGGCGCGAATCAACCTCGGTGTGGTTTTTGGACTGCGCAAGCAGGGCCTGCACGACGAGCTCACCCGCGGGCGGCGGACCCGCTGACGCGTACCGCGGCATGGGTCGATTCGCCACGTGTGTTTCGCGCGGGCGTCACGGCGAGCCGATTCGCTCACAGGCCCGTCAGTCGCGCGGCGGGTACTTGTGCAGCTTGCGCTGCAGGGACCGCCGGTGGATGCCGAGCCGGCGCGCCGCCTCGGAGATGTTGCCACCGCAGTCCGACAGCACCCGGCTGATGTGCTCCCACTCGGCGCGCGCCAGCGACGGCGCGCGCAGATCCTCGGGCGCGGGCGGTTCGAGCGGCGGCGCCGACGCGCGCTGGAATGCCAGGATGACGTCGTCGGCGTCGGCGGGCTTTTGCAGGTAGTGGGCCGCGCCGAGCCGAACGGCGTCCAGCGCGGTCGCGATGCTGCCGTAGCCGGTGAGCACGACGATCTGCGTGGCCGCGTCGATCGCCTTGAGGTCGCGCACCAGCTCGAGCCCGGAGCGCCCGGGCATCTTCAGGTCCACCACCGCGAGCTCCGGGGACTCGGCGCGCGCGGCGGCGATCGCCTCGTCGTAGTCGGCGGCGGTCCGCACCTCGTAGCCGCGGTCGCGCATCGAGCGGGCGAGGCGCTCGCGAAAGATCTCGTCGTCGTCGACGATCAGCATCGACTGGGCGGTCACCGGAGGCTCGTGTGTAGTCGTCGTCATCCCGGCCTGGCCATGCGGTCATTTGTCGCAGCGTCGACCGGCAGCTCGATCGCGACGGTAGTCCCAGTTCCCGGGGACGATTCGATGGCCAGCGCGCCGCCGAGCCGCTCGACGACCGCGCGCGTGAGAAACAGGCCCAGCCCCATGCCCGCGCCGGGCGGTTTGGTGGTGAAAAACGGCTCGCCGGCCCGCTCCAACTGCTCGGGAGTCATGCCGTCGCCGCGGTCGCGGACGACCAGCGCGAGCCGGTCGTCGCGGATCGCCGCCTCCACGCGCACCGGGTGCTCGCCGCGGGTCGCGTCCTGTGCGTTGCGGATCACGCTGCGGATCGCCTGCGCCACCGCGCGGCGAGGGAGCCGCAGCCGGCGATCGCCGACGCCGTCGCAGTCGAGCTCGATCGCCGGCGCCGCGCGCGTGTCGTCGACCGCATCGGCCAGCAGCGCGTGCACCGACACGGTCGCGAGCCCCTCGCCCATCATCGCGCCGGCGTCGGCCGACATCTGCGCCAGGATCGACCGGCACCGCGCCAGCTCGTCGCGAATTAGGCGCACGTCGTCGGCCGAGCAGCCGGCCGTGCGGTCCATGTCGGCGACCACCGTGGCGATCGTCGAAAGCGGCGTCGACAGCTCGTGCGCCGCGCCCGCCGCCATGGTCGCGAGCGACGCCAGCCGCTCCTGGCGCTCCGCGAGCTGGCGCGCGCGCGACAGCTCCTGCTCGCGGTCGGCCAGCGCGCGCGTGACCCGCAGCAGGAAGTACACGATGAACGCCGCCGCCACGCCGAGCGCCACCCACATCCCGCGCAGGTGCGCGACCATGTTCTGCTCGTGGGTGCTCCCCACGTGAACCGGGTGCGCGTCGACGAACAGTACCGCCGAGCCCGCCAGCGACAGCACCGCGAGCGCCCAGGTCCACCGCGGCGGCAGCACGATCGCCGCCAGCGCGAGGTAGACCAGATACAGGAAGCTAAACGGGTTGGCCGGCCCGCCGCTGAAGTACAGCAGCCCGGTAA
This is a stretch of genomic DNA from Deltaproteobacteria bacterium. It encodes these proteins:
- a CDS encoding sensor histidine kinase, whose translation is MVHDRRQINFLWLIRLRWAAIAGQLITIAVTRWALGVHLPLAALFGLVAMSAAVNVGCAVVAARGRPVSDAWLAATMAVDVLLFTGLLYFSGGPANPFSFLYLVYLALAAIVLPPRWTWALAVLSLAGSAVLFVDAHPVHVGSTHEQNMVAHLRGMWVALGVAAAFIVYFLLRVTRALADREQELSRARQLAERQERLASLATMAAGAAHELSTPLSTIATVVADMDRTAGCSADDVRLIRDELARCRSILAQMSADAGAMMGEGLATVSVHALLADAVDDTRAAPAIELDCDGVGDRRLRLPRRAVAQAIRSVIRNAQDATRGEHPVRVEAAIRDDRLALVVRDRGDGMTPEQLERAGEPFFTTKPPGAGMGLGLFLTRAVVERLGGALAIESSPGTGTTVAIELPVDAATNDRMARPG
- a CDS encoding response regulator, which translates into the protein MTTTTHEPPVTAQSMLIVDDDEIFRERLARSMRDRGYEVRTAADYDEAIAAARAESPELAVVDLKMPGRSGLELVRDLKAIDAATQIVVLTGYGSIATALDAVRLGAAHYLQKPADADDVILAFQRASAPPLEPPAPEDLRAPSLARAEWEHISRVLSDCGGNISEAARRLGIHRRSLQRKLHKYPPRD